The DNA sequence AAAATAATACCCCTAAATGTTCTAATTCGATGATCACTTCGGGGGCTTCTTTGGTAAGATATTCCACAGCGTCTTGATCTGCTAAATAGTCTGAACCTTTGACAGTGTCAAAGGCGTGGGCTTTCCATTCGTCATCTGGATCAACGTTTTTCAAACTGGCGGCAATACCTCCTTGCGCTGCCACAGAGTGCGATCGAATCGGGTGAGTTTTTGCCACTAAAGCCACATCTAAGGTAGGATTTTGTTTTTTTATTTCCAATGCCGCACGACATCCTGCTAAACCGCCACCAACAATAAATACATCATGCTTGAACATTTTGGCTTTCCCTTTTTTACCGTCACGTTTCCACTTTTCTTCTATTTTATATACATAACCTGAGTTCGAGATAAATTTTATCTATGAGTTATGAGGAAAAGAGCAAAGAAAAAAGGTCAAAGGGCAAGGGGCAAGGGGCAAAGGTAATAAACAATTAGTAATTAGTAATGATGCCGTTTAAGATTTAATTTCTCCCTAATACCCCAACACCCTAATACCCCAAATCCCCTATTTTATTACTGTCTCTATGTTGAACAAAGACTTTTTGAGTAAAGCCTAATAATTAACTATAATTATTTTGATGCCCCTAAATACAAATTTAAGTCTTATGGATGAGGATAAATTAAAGAAACTAGAAGAACAACTATACAATGATACTCCCTTCTTCGGCGATCGCATCCGACAAAATGCCGCTAAAGAGTTAATTGAAGAAAAAACTCCTCAAGCCTTGGAATTATTAATCAGAGCTTTTATTTTCAGTCAAGACAAAACTTTTCGTAATCTGATTTTAAGCAGTTTAAAAAGCATCAAAATTCAAGAAACTGCCTTAACAGATGTAATATGTCGAATATGGGCAGAAACCAGAGATGAAGAATTAAGTAAACTTATTAAGTTAAAAGGATGGGTAACAACAAGCCCCCCTGAATTGAGATTGTTAACAGCTTTAAATTTAGGATGGCGGGGCATTATCGACGAAAAAGGAACAGGAATTATTGCACCTTTAATTGATTTATATCTAACAGAAAATGATGCTTTTATCAAAAAAATAGCTCAAATGTGGCTCACTACCCTCTCTCAACCCGAACTACAAGAGGAAGTTTGTCGTCTTGCCAGTGAAGAAAATAATCAAGAAGCATTAACCTTAGCTACCGAATGCGGTTACACTCCCTCAGATCCATCTCAAGCCGCTTTATTCTGTTATTTTACACAGCAATGGGATAAATATCGAGAAATTGACCCCGATTATCAACTTTTAGAGAATTTTTACTATCATACTGCTTCAGAATTACAAGAAAGAATAGAAAAACATGGTATCGCCTTTAAAAGATTAGAGTGGATTTGGATTGTATTGGGGGGCAAAAAAGGCAGACGACTAAGAGAAATTAATAAAAGTCAATGGGAAAATATTATTCAAACAATGGTGATGGGGCAACACTGGAATTTATTAATGTCATTTGTGCCCATAGTTCCCGCAGTTTTTAGCCAGAAAATAGTTAAAAAGCTCGAAACTAAACGTTTAGCCATTAAAGAACCCGAATTAAAGCAAAAATTAACTCAATTAAGTCAATTATTTCAAAATATTAAAAGCAATATTCCTCCTCAAGGAAATTTAGTTCGTTGTTACCACACCTTAGAAGGACATTCCAAAGCTATAGAAGCGATCGCAATTTCTCCTGATTGTAAAACATTAGTTAGTGCAGGAGATGAATTAATTAGAGTCTGGGATATAAATACAGGACAACTGTTGAATACTCTTAACGGACATTTAAAACCCATTACTAGCCTCTGTTTAAGCGGTGATGGCACGATTTTAGCTAGTGGCAGTCGAGATAAAACAGTTTCTTTATGGCGTTTACCTGAAGGTAATTTAATTGGTAATTTATCGGCAAATACTGCTTCTGTATGGTCTTTAGCTATGACGAAGTCCGCTAAACTGATAGCTAGTGCTAGTTACCAAGAAATAAGGTTATGGCAATATCCCCAGAGTAGATTATTTAAAAATTTACGGGGACATCAAAGGGAAGTAGAAAAAGTGATTCTATCCCAAGATGACAGTTTGTTAATTGCTGGAGGGGGAACAAAAGATAATAGTATCAGAGTATGGCGTTTACCAGAAGGAGATCATCTTTATAATTTATTTGGTCATCAGGATGCCATTTGTGATTTAGCTGTTACCTCGGATAACAAAATTTTAGCTTCTGCCAGTAAAGATCACACAATTAAATTATGGTCTTTAGAAGAAGGAAAAGAAATTGCTACTTTAGAAGGACATTTAGGGAGAGTTTGGTGTTTAGCAATTACCTCTGATAATGAAAACCTTGTGACTGGTGGTGATGATGGTACAGTGAAAATATGGTCATTAACCACCCATAATCTATTAGATACTTTTACTGGTCACGAAGATGGTATTTTTTGTTTAGATATTAGCCCTGATGGACGCTTATTAGCTACGGGAGGAAGAGATAAAACCGTGAGAATGTGGGATTTAACCACAGGAGAAAATGTTAATACTTTAAATGTACATCAAGGAATTATCACTCGAATAAAATTTACTGATGATGGTACAAACTTAATAACAGGAAGTGGCGATCGCACCTTAAAAATATGGCGTTGGGATTTATCCCGACTATGTAATATGTCACCCCGCTTAATGACCAAAGAAGATAAACAATGGCTTAAATCAGCCCTAGAAAGCGGACATCTCACCCCCCAAGAACAAGAATGGATTACCTTATTAGCTAAGTTGCAAAAGAATGAGTAGAGAGTTCGGAGAGAACGCTCGAGCGCTCGTACACTCCTTTCAGTCGTGAACGGAGTTCGGTTACAGATGTCAAGGTATTGGGGTATTAGGGTATAGGGAGTGTTACGGGGAGGTTAATTAAACTCTTTTGCCTTTAACTTTGCCCCTTTAACTTTGCCCTTTTTGCAATCAATTAATGTCTTCTTTAAACAATTATCTTTCTCAATCTTTAAATACCATCAAAAAAGCCCATTGGTATCGTCAAGAAAAACTGATAACGGGTTTGCCTTCTGCTGTGGTAGAAATGGAAGGACAAAAATTAGTTAATTTTGCTAGTAACGATTATCTCGGATTAGCAGGAGACTCCCGACTTATTCAGGCAGGAATTGAAGCCTTAAAACAATATGGTACAGGTAGTACAGGATCGCGCCTTTTAAGTGGACATAGGAAATTACATCAAGAATTGGAAGATGCGATCGCATCATGGAAACAAGTCGAAAAAGCCCTTGTTTTTAGTTCGGGATATAGTGCGAATATCGGCACAATCACCGCTTTAGTTAAACAAAAAGATCTAATTTTAGAAGATGAATATAATCACTCTAGTTTAAAAAATGGAGCAAAACTAAGCCAAGCAAAAACAATTGAGTATAAACACGGAAATATTCAAGATTTAACCGAAAAAATAGCTCAAAACCGTCACCAATATCGCCATTGTTTAATTGTTACCGACAGCGTTTTTAGTATGGATGGAGATTTGTGTCCATTACCCGAATTAGTTGCCATTACCGAAAAATTCGATTGTTGGTTACTGATAGATGAAGCCCATGCCACGGGAGTTATAGGTAAAACAGGAGCAGGTTGCTTGGAACATTTTGGGGTAAAAGGAGATAATATTATTCAAATTGGGACTTTAAGTAAAGCAATTGCTAGTCTGGGAGGTTATGTTGCAGGGAGTCAATTACTAATTGATTTTTTACGTAACCGTTGCCCCACATGGATTTATACCACTGCCCTTTCTCCTGCGGATACCGCTTCAGCATTAGCCGCTATTAACCTGATTCAAAAATACCCTGAAATAAGAACCCGATTATGGCAAAATATCAACTTATTTAAAGAAATATTAACTACACTCAAAATCGACTTTTTTCCAACAGAATCAGCCATTATCTGCGTAAAAAACAAAACTGCGAAACAAGCACTACAATGGAGCTTAAAACTGCAAGAGAAAGGGTTTTTCGTTCCTGCTATACGTCCGCCTACAGTCCCCACCAGTCGCCTTCGTTTTTCCGTTATGGCTACCCATGAAAAACGTCATTTCGATGATTTACAATCTTATTTGGGGAGTTAAAACTATCTGCTTAACCCCCCAATTTAAAATTTTTCACACCTAAGTGTTTTTTTAAAGATAATATAAAGAGAAAAAAATATATAGAATCTTTATTTATTTTCAGTATAAGCACTTATGCAAGTTAAGATGGTATTATCAAACTCAATCATTAATGATTTACCTAGAGAAGGGTCAACAATGACAAAACATCCTGCACAACCCCACAAAGCCCATATCTTAATCGTAGAAGACGATAAAGGCAGAAGGGAACTTTTACTCAGGAAAAGTAAATATACTATTGGTAGAGCGCAACAATGTGATATTAGGATTCACTCTCCTTTCGTGTCACGTTATCACGCCACTTTAATTAGACAGTTTGATAATCAGGGATATATTTACTATCAAATTTGCGATGGAGACGGCAAATCTAGTTTTAGTGCAAATGGTATATTAGTCAACGGAAAAAAGGTTGCCAATCAAGAGTTAAAACACGGTGACAAAGTAATTTTTGGACCACAAGTATCAATTACTTATCAACATTGTCAGAGAGACATATTCCCTTCTTTACCTCCTGATGATCCTTTTGATATAACTTTAATTGATCCTGCGATGATGGTGAGTGAATGGGAGGAGGTTTGAA is a window from the Cyanobacterium sp. Dongsha4 genome containing:
- a CDS encoding WD40 repeat domain-containing protein; its protein translation is MDEDKLKKLEEQLYNDTPFFGDRIRQNAAKELIEEKTPQALELLIRAFIFSQDKTFRNLILSSLKSIKIQETALTDVICRIWAETRDEELSKLIKLKGWVTTSPPELRLLTALNLGWRGIIDEKGTGIIAPLIDLYLTENDAFIKKIAQMWLTTLSQPELQEEVCRLASEENNQEALTLATECGYTPSDPSQAALFCYFTQQWDKYREIDPDYQLLENFYYHTASELQERIEKHGIAFKRLEWIWIVLGGKKGRRLREINKSQWENIIQTMVMGQHWNLLMSFVPIVPAVFSQKIVKKLETKRLAIKEPELKQKLTQLSQLFQNIKSNIPPQGNLVRCYHTLEGHSKAIEAIAISPDCKTLVSAGDELIRVWDINTGQLLNTLNGHLKPITSLCLSGDGTILASGSRDKTVSLWRLPEGNLIGNLSANTASVWSLAMTKSAKLIASASYQEIRLWQYPQSRLFKNLRGHQREVEKVILSQDDSLLIAGGGTKDNSIRVWRLPEGDHLYNLFGHQDAICDLAVTSDNKILASASKDHTIKLWSLEEGKEIATLEGHLGRVWCLAITSDNENLVTGGDDGTVKIWSLTTHNLLDTFTGHEDGIFCLDISPDGRLLATGGRDKTVRMWDLTTGENVNTLNVHQGIITRIKFTDDGTNLITGSGDRTLKIWRWDLSRLCNMSPRLMTKEDKQWLKSALESGHLTPQEQEWITLLAKLQKNE
- the bioF gene encoding 8-amino-7-oxononanoate synthase, with translation MSSLNNYLSQSLNTIKKAHWYRQEKLITGLPSAVVEMEGQKLVNFASNDYLGLAGDSRLIQAGIEALKQYGTGSTGSRLLSGHRKLHQELEDAIASWKQVEKALVFSSGYSANIGTITALVKQKDLILEDEYNHSSLKNGAKLSQAKTIEYKHGNIQDLTEKIAQNRHQYRHCLIVTDSVFSMDGDLCPLPELVAITEKFDCWLLIDEAHATGVIGKTGAGCLEHFGVKGDNIIQIGTLSKAIASLGGYVAGSQLLIDFLRNRCPTWIYTTALSPADTASALAAINLIQKYPEIRTRLWQNINLFKEILTTLKIDFFPTESAIICVKNKTAKQALQWSLKLQEKGFFVPAIRPPTVPTSRLRFSVMATHEKRHFDDLQSYLGS
- a CDS encoding FHA domain-containing protein, with translation MTKHPAQPHKAHILIVEDDKGRRELLLRKSKYTIGRAQQCDIRIHSPFVSRYHATLIRQFDNQGYIYYQICDGDGKSSFSANGILVNGKKVANQELKHGDKVIFGPQVSITYQHCQRDIFPSLPPDDPFDITLIDPAMMVSEWEEV